A genome region from Salvia splendens isolate huo1 chromosome 19, SspV2, whole genome shotgun sequence includes the following:
- the LOC121779014 gene encoding uncharacterized protein LOC121779014 has protein sequence MIDFSEAIEDCRLLDSGFDGANFTWAKNNLFERLDRSLLNESWSRLFDATRVTNLPRIASDHGPILVRCKLRNCHNGGRAFRFQNMWTRHEGFANLVREDWSQPTGAEGLLNLQLKLSRMKKVLNRWNKETFRNIHTNLRDMEGRIVEAQADFEAMPTPENRTLINKLIAEYILRLKMRKTFGNRKRPSDG, from the coding sequence ATGATCGACTTTAGCGAGGCCATCGAGGATTGCAGATTACTCGACTCGGGCTTTGACGGTGCGAACTTTACATGGGCAAAGAACAACTTGTTTGAAAGGCTGGACAGGAGTCTATTGAATGAGTCATGGTCGCGGCTGTTCGATGCTACACGGGTAACGAACCTCCCCCGTATTGCTTCGGATCATGGGCCGATCCTTGTAAGGTGCAAATTGAGGAATTGTCACAATGGAGGGAGAGCATTCCGATTTCAAAATATGTGGACTCGGCACGAAGGATTTGCAAACCTTGTGCGTGAAGACTGGTCCCAACCCACGGGGGCCGAGGGCCTCCTAAACCTCCAGCTTAAGCTCTCGAGAATGAAAAAGGTCCTCAACAGGTGGAATAAAGAAACATTTCGTAACATCCACACCAACCTAAGGGATATGGAGGGAAGGATAGTCGAGGCTCAAGCAGATTTTGAAGCAATGCCGACGCCCGAAAACAGGACGTTGATCAACAAACTTATAGCCGAGTACATCCTTCGCCTCAAGATGAGGAAGACTTTTGGCAACAGAAAGCGACCCTCCGATGGCTAG